From a single Micromonospora sp. WMMD1102 genomic region:
- a CDS encoding glycerophosphodiester phosphodiesterase family protein — MSRRRQLIGALLVTAAVLAGTPTGVQADERHRPDSRRSFDLQAHRGGLGLRVENSLASFGNALQLGVSTLELDVQVTEDRQLVVTHDRRVSGTKCVDTGPATPGDPEYPYVGKYVNTLSLAQVRTLDCGTKTLADKPGQLAVPGARMPLLREVFALVKRYRADDVMLNVETKVEAGAPAETAPREQFVQLTAAEIRAAGLLRQVTVQSFDWGALMRMRQVEPRLPLVALTNYDFLQTGQPGASPWLGGLDIDDFDGDPIRAIRTFGATAFSPVHGFPQNGTVTDPGYRPYVTREMVAHAHRFGIKVVPWTVDDVPTMAKLLDDGVDGIITDYPDRLRTLLAERRIALPKGHTAPFDIEAHRGGRATRPENTLPAFANALANPAISTLELDTGVTRDGHLVVLHDRTVNGSHCVDTAPARPGDPAFPYVGKRVHDLTLRQLKTVDCGTKTLPELPDQVAVPGARIPTLDEVLDLVRRSGRRDVRLNVETKLSPLVADTEPYRSFTAKLVRAVERAGFTDRVTIQSFDWRTITHARKLNRRIETVALVWQYGPAECASLADECSLRAVYHDPSVRSPWTAGLDWRRYRDLGRLVRAAGAGTVSANWQVHDPAQGTVPSADWYLRQDPAYFHGPTVADLQRRYGLKVVPYTVDDPAVMQRVIDLGVDGIITDYPERLVAVAIRNGLR; from the coding sequence ATGTCCCGACGGCGCCAACTGATCGGCGCGCTGCTGGTGACGGCGGCCGTACTGGCCGGGACGCCCACCGGCGTCCAGGCGGACGAGCGCCACCGACCCGACTCCCGGCGGAGTTTCGACCTACAGGCACACCGGGGCGGGCTCGGCCTGCGGGTGGAGAACAGCCTCGCCTCGTTCGGCAACGCGCTCCAGCTCGGGGTCAGCACCCTCGAACTGGACGTGCAGGTGACCGAGGACCGGCAGCTGGTGGTCACCCACGACCGCCGGGTCAGCGGTACGAAGTGTGTCGACACCGGCCCGGCCACCCCCGGCGACCCCGAGTACCCGTACGTCGGCAAGTACGTCAACACGCTGAGCCTGGCCCAGGTGCGTACCCTCGACTGCGGTACGAAGACGCTGGCGGACAAGCCGGGGCAGCTCGCCGTACCCGGGGCCCGGATGCCGCTGCTGCGCGAGGTCTTCGCGCTCGTGAAGCGCTACCGGGCCGACGACGTCATGCTCAACGTGGAGACCAAGGTGGAGGCCGGCGCGCCGGCCGAGACCGCGCCCCGGGAGCAGTTCGTGCAGCTCACCGCCGCCGAGATCCGGGCCGCCGGGCTGCTGAGGCAGGTCACGGTCCAGAGCTTCGACTGGGGTGCCCTGATGCGGATGCGCCAGGTCGAGCCCCGGTTGCCGCTGGTGGCGCTCACCAACTACGACTTCCTGCAGACCGGGCAGCCCGGTGCGTCGCCGTGGCTCGGCGGCCTCGACATCGACGACTTCGACGGCGACCCGATCAGGGCGATCAGGACCTTCGGCGCCACCGCCTTCTCGCCGGTGCACGGCTTCCCGCAGAACGGCACGGTCACCGACCCGGGCTACCGGCCGTACGTGACCAGGGAAATGGTGGCGCACGCGCACCGCTTCGGCATCAAGGTGGTGCCGTGGACGGTCGACGACGTGCCGACGATGGCGAAGCTGCTCGACGACGGCGTGGACGGCATCATCACCGACTACCCGGACCGGCTGCGTACCCTGCTGGCGGAGCGCCGGATCGCGTTGCCGAAGGGCCACACCGCGCCGTTCGACATCGAGGCGCACCGGGGCGGTCGGGCCACCCGGCCGGAGAACACCCTGCCGGCCTTCGCCAACGCGCTCGCCAACCCGGCGATCTCCACACTCGAACTGGACACCGGGGTGACCCGGGACGGCCACCTGGTGGTGCTGCACGACCGTACCGTCAACGGCAGCCACTGCGTCGACACCGCACCGGCCCGGCCGGGCGACCCGGCGTTCCCGTACGTCGGCAAGCGGGTGCACGACCTCACGCTCAGGCAGCTCAAGACCGTCGACTGCGGCACGAAGACCCTGCCGGAGCTGCCGGATCAGGTCGCCGTGCCGGGTGCCCGGATCCCGACCCTGGACGAGGTCCTCGACCTGGTGCGCCGCAGCGGGCGCCGGGACGTTCGGCTGAACGTCGAGACCAAGCTCAGTCCGCTGGTGGCCGACACCGAGCCGTACCGCAGCTTCACCGCGAAGCTGGTCCGGGCGGTCGAGCGGGCCGGCTTCACCGACCGGGTGACGATCCAGTCCTTCGACTGGCGCACCATCACGCACGCCCGGAAGCTGAACCGGCGGATCGAGACCGTCGCCCTGGTCTGGCAGTACGGCCCGGCCGAGTGCGCCAGCCTGGCCGACGAGTGCTCGCTGCGGGCGGTCTACCACGACCCCTCGGTGCGCAGCCCGTGGACCGCCGGGCTGGACTGGCGGCGCTACCGGGACCTCGGCCGGCTGGTCCGGGCGGCCGGCGCCGGCACGGTCTCGGCCAACTGGCAGGTGCACGACCCGGCCCAGGGCACGGTGCCGTCCGCCGACTGGTACCTACGGCAGGACCCGGCGTACTTCCACGGCCCGACGGTCGCCGACCTGCAACGCCGGTACGGGCTGAAGGTGGTGCCGTACACCGTGGACGACCCGGCGGTGATGCAGCGGGTGATCGACCTCGGGGTGGACGGCATCATCACCGACTATCCGGAGCGGCTGGTGGCGGTGGCGATCCGCAACGGACTGCGCTGA